One Lycium barbarum isolate Lr01 chromosome 5, ASM1917538v2, whole genome shotgun sequence genomic window carries:
- the LOC132641014 gene encoding aspartyl protease family protein 2-like, with translation MVTKFVIFVLVFLRLFSFGFVASRELHHNFVINTNSNATGIEFPQHPSFNVVSSSGNSGCTHGTTSKNSTNEEDVMVFGDQTRKAVKFHLRHRLAGQNIEAKDSVFESTSRDLGRIQTLHTRIVEKKNQNSISRLEKNSEKESSSFELSGKLMATLESGVSLGSGEYFMDVFVGTPPKHFSLILDTGSDLNWIQCVPCYDCFEQNGPHYDPKDSSSFRNINCHDPKCQLVSSPDPPQPCKSTEKNQTCPYYYWYGDSSNTTGDFALETFSINLTTPSGNSEIKKVENVMFGCGHWNRGLFHGATGLLGLGRGPLSFSSQLQSLYGHSFSYCLVNRNSDSSVSSKLIFGEDKELLKHPNLNFTSLVGGTKENPAETFYYVQIKSVIVGDEVLKIPAETWNMSPEGVGGTIIDSGTTLSYFAEPAYEIIKDAFVNKVKGYRIVQDFPILRPCYNVSGVENLELPSFTIVFGDGAVWNFPVENYFIKLDPEDIVCLAILGTPHSAMSIIGNYQQQNFHILYDTKRSRLGYAPTRCADA, from the coding sequence ATGGTGACAAAGTTCGttatttttgttttggttttCTTGAGGTTATTCTCATTTGGTTTTGTAGCCTCTAGGGAACTTCATCACAATTTTGTGATCAATACAAACTCTAATGCTACTGGTATTGAATTCCCTCAACATCCAAGTTTCAATGTTGTTTCTTCTTCTGGCAACTCGGGTTGCACTCATGGCACAACATCCAAGAATTCAACAAATGAAGAAGATGTTATGGTATTTGGAGACCAAACAAGAAAAGCTGTCAAGTTTCACCTAAGGCATAGATTAGCTGGTCAAAATATAGAAGCTAAAGATTCTGTTTTTGAGTCCACATCAAGGGACTTAGGTAGAATTCAGACATTGCATACAAGGATtgttgagaaaaagaatcaaaaCTCTATTTCAAGATTGGAAAAAAATAGTGAAAAAGAATCATCTTCATTTGAACTTTCAGGCAAGTTAATGGCAACTTTGGAATCAGGGGTAAGTCTTGGATCAGGAGAGTATTTTATGGATGTTTTTGTTGGTACACCTCCTAAACACTTTTCTTTGATTCTTGATACTGGTAGTGATCTTAATTGGATTCAATGTGTACCTTGTTATGATTGTTTTGAACAAAATGGTCCTCATTATGATCCTAAAGACTCAAGTTCTTTTAGGAATATAAACTGTCATGATCCAAAGTGTCAACTTGTTTCATCACCTGACCCTCCACAGCCTTGCAAGAGTACTGAGAAAAACCAAACATGCCCTTATTACTATTGGTACGGAGACAGCTCGAATACAACTGGTGATTTCGCGCTCGAAACATTTTCGATTAATCTCACGACACCTAGTGGGAACTCGGAAATCAAGAAGGTGGAAAATGTGATGTTTGGTTGTGGTCATTGGAATAGAGGTTTGTTTCATGGTGCTACAGGTTTGCTGGGACTTGGTAGGGGACCACTTTCGTTTTCATCTCAGCTTCAATCTTTATATGGACATTCTTTTTCGTATTGTCTGGTCAATAGGAATAGCGATTCCAGTGTCAGCAGCAAACTGATTTTCGGTGAAGATAAGGAGCTTTTGAAACATCCAAACCTGAACTTCACTTCACTTGTTGGTGGAACGAAAGAAAACCCCGCAGAAACATTCTACTATGTACAGATAAAATCAGTCATAGTTGGAGATGAAGTGCTAAAAATACCCGCGGAGACGTGGAATATGTCTCCAGAAGGTGTTGGTGGCACGATCATCGATTCAGGAACCACTTTGAGTTATTTTGCCGAACCAGCATATGAGATTATAAAAGATGCATTTGTTAACAAAGTGAAGGGCTATCGTATTGTACAAGACTTTCCCATTCTGAGACCATGTTACAATGTGTCTGGAGTGGAGAATCTTGAATTGCCATCATTTACGATAGTTTTTGGTGATGGAGCTGTGTGGAATTTTCCGGTCGAGAACTACTTTATTAAACTTGATCCAGAGGACATTGTTTGTTTGGCAATTTTGGGTACTCCTCACTCTGCTATGTCAATAATTGGTAATTACCAACAACAGAATTTTCATATCTTATATGATACCAAAAGGTCCAGACTAGGATATGCACCAACAAGATGTGCTGATGCCTGA